The genomic segment ATAAGATATCATCACTCAAACATGAATTGGCACCATTCTTTATTATAtttccattttctttctttctttttttttacaatCCAGTGCGGTGATTGTTCTGATAGATACGCAAATCTCAATCACATCAAATAAAAGGTAAGTAGGTCTTTAATCTACTACAACGGCATAGGTTATGAGAGATTATAAATATATAGAACGGAATTATTTTACCTGAGAAGCTTCCTTTCATCCTCAATTTTGACAAGACAAGAAGATCGATGGTCTGAAACACAATACTTGCAACCTTGAGCAATTCGGCATGGCAATCCTACATAGTCTGCTAGTTTCTGAATGCAAAAGTTAGCCTCACGTCAAACACAAAAGTACTGATAATTATTAGCAATTTTATCATGGGCACAAATAAAGATGTTTGCAATGTATCTGAATGGTTCGTCAGCTCACATTCCTTCAAGAAAAGAACCCTTGTACTATCATACCCCAGGGTTATAAACAGAAGGACGCGTCTATTTTTACTTGATTTGTTATACGAAGAATGCCTGTCCATATCACACGATAATTTGGTAAGGCAAGAACCGACAGAGTGTAGACAAGAAAGCTATATGAATCAAGACATAGTCTCTACTTGGTTTTGTAAACATGTCATTTGAAGGTATAATTGGCCGACTTCCCCCTGGAAGAAATTCTAACCTAAAGAACACATAGTTGAGAACACGTAGGTGTCTTAGAAACTGGAAGCTTCGTCCCCTGAAATTACAATAAATCCCTAGTGGCTGATACACAACACCTTTAGATCACACGCTTCTGAAAAGATTTAACGCTAAATAAGATTGCGAGGAGGGTTATGCTTGTATACTGGAGTTGGATATACAATAACCTTGAACAGTATAGCACGGTGCCTGCAAAGACCCATGGAGAGGTTACCAATTGGAATCACTATGCATTTGTAAAACTCTTTGAATCTCTGGGTGACTGATGTCCATCCAAGGTGGAGGTCACCTTGCTCTAATGGAAAAGATCCCCTGAAAGTTCACAAACTTGATTAGCATTAGAATAAGTATACAATGTACAAACTTTTAGAACTCTATGGTTAATCCCACCCCATGTAGAGAGCAACAAGTTTTCCAAGTTTTTCTGCCAGAACTAGTGTACTCTCCGCAGAAAAATAAATCTCTTGAGCTTTATCTTCAAGCTCTCTGAGCTGTGAGTCTCCTTGTCGATCAACCAGAATTACCTCCAGTGAAGCATCATTTTGTTCGACAGTTTTTAGCGCCGCCAAGGAAGGCATCCTTCTACCTTCCACGGAGTCATTGCACATCAGCCATAGATACGGCTTCATTCCCAAAATATTGTAGAACCCATCTGAAATTTTGTCAGAGTAAGACAAGCAACCAGTTACCTGAAACgaagagataaaaaaaaaacacaaaattaTATTGAAGTCGTTGTTTTTCCACACTAGAACCTTAGAAACTTATTTCTATACACTGTGACAAAGGACTAACTTATAGTACCTTTAAGAACATCAATAAACAAATCATCCATGAAACATAATTTCGTTAACTTGAAGTAGTTTCAATACGAGTAATCAATTTCTTGTCAAAAAGAAAGCAGTATAATAATACCCAGAGCCGATAGGAGACTCTTTCCATATCAGAAGACCCTCCAACAGTTACTTCACTTGTGCGTTCTTGCGGAAGTAAAGGCTCCGCAGCAAGCGTCGCCTGCTCAATAATCCGTTTGGCCAGCTTAAGCTGCAAGCAGTAGCCTTCTTTGTACATTTGCACCAATCCACTATCGGTGTTTTCCTTCCTCCTACCACCCTCGATCTCCCCCTCCGCATTCTCCTCCTTACCTGTATTTGAATCCTGAGGGGGTAGTACTGCAGAAGTCAATGACCAATCCCCGTCCAAAGTAGTCCccgaaaacaagctcccgctgTAGCTTGTGCTCCCAAAACTAGACAATCTCTGCAATGAAACCTGCCTCTCATAGTCCCTTCCCTTCCCTTGCACACGATCATTACTATAGCTACTAGCATCACTCAACTGCCTCTGCAATGACAACCGCCGCCAGCCATAGTCCCCTATAGGTTGAGCTGGCTCAGGCTGCAAAAGTAGCTCCCTCTCATCATCTTCAGTCAATCTGATCTCCACAGGATCGACGTGAAATGATGAttttttaatctttttcttCTCAGAAAGCCAATCCACGAAGGCTGCCGACTGTTTCCCGTGAATCTTATCACCCGTGAATCCATGAGAAAGTCCTACTTTGCAGTCCTTATCACCGTAATTTTTATCAGCACCACGCTTGTCATTACTACTATTATCATCTTTATGAATTTCTTCGTTGACGCTGACCTCTACGAGCTCACAGGCATCTGACTTTCCGCCACCAATCACACATTTCTTCCCGTGATCCGAAACCAACTTTGAAGAGTCGTTAAAATTGCGGTCAGGAAACTGCCTCGGGAAAAAGTAAGTAGTTCGATGCGGCATCTTTTCTCACGTGAAAACAAAACACACGAAGTTTTCACAAAAATCCCAACCCCCAACAAATTTCTGCTTCTCTTTTACTCTATTTCTCTTTCTATACATCCACATCAAACTTCATCAACTCGACCCCGACTTCCGTGAAAGCGATAATACCTTAAAAAGTCCCATCGTCAAAAAACGAACCGAAACCCATTTCAACCATAGACACAACGACGTAGATCAATCATCGGAACCGCCATCAACCGAAATCCAAGCTCGAATCACTACTGCCCTCAAATAAAACACATGAAACGAAACGAAACGAAACGAAGAACATATACTACAACACAAGGTACGCAGGAAGCGGTCTTCTTCTTTTTCAGTGGACCATTCTGAAACCCATAAAGCACCGAAAATGAAACAGAGAACATGCGCGTGTTCCACGCAgaacataaaataataaaattagtgACAGTTTAACGCCATTACAACATAAAAATCagcaaaaagaaaagaaaaagtatcGAATATCGTACGAGGAACAAAGCTTTTCTTGATTTAGTACGAGAGATGGAAGAACAACCaaacataaaaaaaagaaaaaaagtgcTGTATTATTTTAAGCAGCAGTGGGAAATAACAGTCAAATGATCTGCGGGAAAAAGATTGGAAATTTATACGTGCGGCACGAATATCTAACGTGCGCTGGTGGCCGTGGCGTTGCATGCCCACCTCTTGGCTGACGCCACGTGGACTTTTATTTAGCTCCCTGGTCGACACGTAGGCTTGTTGAGGTAAGGGTGGAGCCACATGGCCCACCCGGCTGTAACCCGCACGgcctttatatttttatattaagattTTGATGCAAATTTATATTTAGTATGGGAAACAGAAAATTAAtgacaaaaatataaaaatttaaattttgtatttAGTTCAAGTAAAAAAATGAAGATATATTTcagtaaaattaaaattttagtccAAAAAacttaattattataaaattaatttacatatattattttatattttgtaaaaaaaatagttCTATTAATATTGAATTTCAAACTCTGTGACGGGTTGAGACACCTGTAAAAGGTTCTCCACGAAAAATATATATctacatattatattttttttgaaaatttagtgTCCTTTCAAAAATACAACATTAAATTAAATCAGTCTTTGTCATATTTGAAACGGATAGTTGCTCCTAAAcgtacaaaaaattaaaatattgtatGTATCAGAAATTAATGTTGTGCTTTGGTGATGTCAATATGAACACATAACATGCAGTAAAAATTGATTATTTCACACACACGTAAActtttaataaataaacatcAGATTTAAATAATGCAGAAGTACGAATAATCGTACGATGTCTGATGGCAAAAATTTACTAGAAAATTGTGTAAATCGTTTACACATAACAATACTAGTGAGACTAATAAAACTGAATTCCTTGACACTCCAAAGATTAAACagcatcaaaataaataaaactaaaactagATACATAAAGCAAAAGAGGCGTGTTGTTCGAAACCAAACGAAACTACTCTTCATCCAACACTTCATTCGGTGTTGTTCTAGAGTGTCGTCAACACCAATCAACAACACGGTGATTAtgtgaatcaatcacacaagctCTTCTCACGAATCTTCAATACCGAGCTTGTGCAGGTTCAGCAAAGCTCCAGCGACTGTAGCGAATCTCTCTATTCAAATCTAGGATGTTATATCTTAGAGATAAGTTCCTAAATTAAATCATGTGAGATCAATCTTAAGAATAAAATTATCTAAGAATAAATCTTATCATCTTAACCAATTAAAATTAGTCTAAAAATGCAAAATTCTAATATTTCTAATTAGATAAGATAtggattaaataaaaataagataTTCCTTTCAATATCATCTTTTCGACtcgtatatataaataaataatatattaatttatttttcatgaacTTTATTGACTAAAAGTGGTAAACTAACTGTCAGaatcataattttgaaaattctaTGCATATTTATGAGATGTTAATTTCTTGATATTTAGCtactatataaatatttaatatattattattatgaagCAATATAatgtattatataatatatatttaatattgtgAATTTAGTTCCATGTGTTGGCGGACCGCCAATGGTCAACCGAGAAAGAGCCATCCATGAATTGAAAGACAAATTCGGCCTTTTCGCATGCAGTTCTCTTAAATTGACGTCTGAACTTAAATTTGATGCTTTAGAACATGTATTTTCGTATATACTAACATCTGGTACTTTTCGGTTTATATTGGATAAATTTTTGAATTGATGAAGTTGTTTACAGATCACGTTAACCAAATAAATCGTGTTTATAAAATCTCGTGTGAGACATGTTCGTCCCAGAAATATGatgattcaactcatttatAAATCTaactaataaaaattaaatattccaATATTTCAATTGATATAACATTCGACGACGATAGTGTACTGATCAACCAAGACAAAAAAAACGATTGGCTCAGAGGTTACGAGCATTCTGTTGGAGCGGGTCATGTTAAATATGAGCCTACACTAGTAATAAAATTTCACTGATATATCTAAGAAATTAAACGAAATGATAGACATATAACTATTGAAACAGATGTATATGAAGTGAAAAGTGTGGGGactcgggctctaactcaattcttttcgggattaatcggatcattgttcaaaaatacgggtcaaaattttgcttttaacattaaatcaaatgtatataaacaagacatgtttgtatatttatgtttattgaaataaaatatagaaCTTCCTCATGCTTGTTtctatacatttgatttaatgttaaaagcaaaattttgacccgtatttttgaacaatgatccgattaatcccgaaaagaactgagttaaaatttcctaccctactggccattaaccgcgggtgcactccttctagaccgcgggtgcactccttctAGACCGCGAGTGCGGTGACTCTACTGTAAAAATGGCAAACTTTCTGTTCATGCATCGCGGGTGCAGTATCAAAAGAggcacgggtgcggtctctttCTTTAAGCAACACCTCATCTTTTCATTTTACCCACATACAATCTAGGCCATTACAAAAAAGGTACTATTTTACTTCACATTAAAATTGAAGTTGTatccaataaaaaaaaaaaaacaaagtctTTGGTCAATCCGAGTCTTAGATTTTATACTTCAAATCATGTATATCTAGAGATATATGTATTTATCCGAGAAAATAAAACAGATTGAACTTAGGCAAGCCGTAAAGTAAAAGTAGGATTATGGATTAGAAATTTGGAAATTAGGATTTGGGTTTAGGGATTCTAATTTGAGTgagtatcatgtgagaccgtctcgcggatcttaatatgtgagacgggtcaaccttacccatattcacaatataaaataatactcttagaataaaaagtaatactttttcatagatgatccaaataagaaattcgtctcacaaatacgacccgtgagactgtttcacacaagttttttgtcattatgtgtttttttttctttcgttAATGTAAATATTTTATAGCTAGGAAATAAATTGAAGGAATGGGTTCGCTTATTCACAATTCCATGTGTAGAAGTTATCTAGTGGGGAACCCACGAGGCTGACAGAAGGAAATGCAGGAGATCAAGATTCAGGTGGAAGAGCAGGATCGTTTAATCTGAAAGTTACATGTCGATAGTaatgatgtaactcaaatattttaaatcgtacaATTAACAGCTCAAGTATCACGTGACGACTGCTCTGCTAGCCGGAGCAATTATTGCACACAAcgaataaaaaattgaaaaaaatatattattcgaTAAATACGATTTGATGCATGTATGAATAACTAGAAGCCAGCATTTCGTTTTGATGCATGTACATTAGTCAACTGCGGTGTACAAGTAAATAAAGCTTCATATGTTTAATGTTTCGAAATACTGACATAACATCGATTGTTATGTGATAAAGTAGATCAAATCACGTGAAGGATGAGTGCTTCCCAGTATTTAGTTATTGAAATTAAATTTGGCcaaccatttttttttttgaaagaaaaaacgACCTTCCTCAAGTGTATTGAATTACACTAGGAAGAATCCTTTTTCGAAATAAAAGATGACCAGATCTAAATAACTAAATGTCCAAACATGACACTGCACGTCCGATAAATGCATCAAATGGTTTTTATGTAAAATTTATAGTAATTTAAAATAGAATTAAAATCTATTTATGTCCCACGtatgtttaaataaaaaaacagaTCTCTTGTGATACAATTTTACAGGTTTTTATTCGTTATACGGGTCAAATCCGTTcaaatttacaataaaaaatagtatttttacattaaaaaaaaaacatttttttaaaaaataactcaaatagaaaTTTTACAGTAACGTTTCGTACAGGTGAAAATAAATTTCGAAACACAAAGTAaccgaaattttgaaatttaataatttaaatatatcatattttatttGTTGTGAGATTGtcttatcaatttttttatatatttaattttatattgaaTTTCATAATTAAATCAAAACTTCCTTAACAAATAAGTACAACTTGTGTGTCTAATAGCtagtgtgtgtgtctatatatatatatatatttgtcatTATcgtttattatattaataaatataggCAATAAATCGTTGTATTATAACCTATGAGTTGCGTGAGCCCGAGAGTCATACTCTGAGTGGGTGGCTGACACATGATGAGTATGACATCATTTGCCAAATTACTGCTAAttactattttttataataataacaaaaaaaataaaaataaataaataagagtgagtctcatgtgagaccgtctcacgggtcataatccgtgagacgggtcaaccctatccatattcacaataaaaagtaatactttttgcataaaaagtaatactttttcatgggtgacccaaataaaagatccgtctcacaaatacgacccgtaagaccgtctcacacaagtttttgccaataaataaagtttataaaatgcATTTGGAAGCTTGGTAAACCTCAAAGATAATGTTAACTGGAGCTGCACTATTTTGCCAAATATtagtattaaaaattataataatatttaaataataatataatattttattttattatattaataattagatatttaatcatataaatttaaatataataattgttgattttttttttaaaaaaactatttatttatgttaattattaataattaagaagtaatttgatttaatgatttataattaatataattttaatacaaatgtaaaaaattaacatgacaatataattcataaataaattgaaaaagatAATTGAAATACAAATACAATTTGAAATACATAATTCAAATACAAATATAAAGACAATAATCGAATACATTAAATAATAAAACACATAttgttatttaaatttattgacAGTAGtcgtaattaaaaatatattaaataaaatataataatcaatatatataaaataaaaaaaatatttcaagaatatttattttttttaaaattcgaaataaatgtaaaataaaaagaatatttcAAGTCAACGATTATGGATGTTTCTGTTCAGTTTCAATTCTTTGGTGCACAGTCTCGAACAAACTCTCCGACTAGACACCACAGTTAGTGGCTACGGGCACTCCCACCCATGGCTAGTGAGCACTCTGTGGAATGATTCATTCCAAGGTAACATCACATCTTTTGCCCAGGCAAGTCAGTattcatattaattaataaatcctACGTCCCTAGTGTTTTTTTCCCAAGCTCAGATCATTCGATAAGCACTATATTTGCCATGTTATATTTGTGTTGCAACTTGCAAGAAAAGATTTTTCTCTTGGCAACTGCAGACTTCAGACTTGCCATGCTAAATTCGTGATGCAAGAATAGAGTTTTGTCTTGGCGCTTGAAGACTGAACTTCTAAATACATCAGCTCACACAAGTCcaactcaataacaaacaaatCGCAATTCGCAACAGATTTCAAGTGAGTAGCAAAGGAAGTTAACAGCTTTACACACCAAGTCATACAACTAAAAACTATGCTTCCACTACACAAAAAAAATAGCGAAAAGGGATGAGACAAATAGAGACTAGAAAGTCGAACTATTATATAAGCATCCATTTCGTAAGAAATCAAGTTAAAGCTCCATACATACAAGAAATAAGCCAAGGGAGATAATGCTTTTCCTTTTTGGCCACCAAAAACCAGAGAAGGCAGCTCCGTTAGACTAGATTTCTACATAAATGCTGCTGTCAAGAAACATAGCTCGGCAAAATTGTGCATAAAGCTAAGCAATCACACCACAATATGCGATAAGGACGTCAAATTTCTACAGAAACTAACAGAAAACACACATGGGGCAGAGGATCATTCTGTCAACTTAATGGTGAAAGACAGAATGTACGAAAAGATGAAACCTTAAGCAAAAAGTGCTAACCTATCTTTCTAGGCCTTCCCCTTTTCCTTGTCCCTTCTGTCGAGCCTGAGGCTCTAACTGCTGAAACTGGCATCGGCGCGGGAATATTACTCGTGGGTGGCGGTGGCTGTGGGGGTTGGGGTGGAGGCGGCTCCGGCGCACCAACTTCCTCAGCATCAGGTGGCGCGCCATCCTCAAAAACTGGTGGTGGCATCCATTTCTGAGGCGATTCCACATTCCCGGCCACAAAACCCATAGGAAAGAACCCCCAGCAGCAGTAATAGGCCTCCTGCCCCGGCACCGTGGGTGGCAGCGACAAAATCTCAGTTGCAGTAAACGCCTTCTTGCAATTCTCACTATCACACCTCAAACAACAACCCTCGTAAGCCCTGGGATACTCGTACAAATTGTAACAATAAGGACACGCCGTCCAAAAACTAGGCGACAACTTGGGAGTGGGAGTTCCGCTGGTGTTTTTCTTATTCACTTTTGTAGCACCAGAACCTCCGACTCCACCTCCGCTGCCCGCTTTGGCATTGCGTCGGACGGGCAATTTCTGGTGGGAATTATCTTCTTTCGTATGCTGCGGCTTCTTCTGCTGTTGAAATGGCTGCTGCTTCCTAGAAGCGACCAAATCAACCTTTGTGAAACGAGTGAGCTCGCCCTCGTACACATCTTTCTTCGCCGGATCGGAGACAACGGCCCACGCATCAGCAACGAGCCGGAAAGCTGAATCCGAAAAGGGTAGCTTGTTCTTGTCCGGGTGGAGGAGGAGACAGAGACGCCGATACTGCTTTTTAATCAGCTCAAAATCATGGGTTCTCTGTGGAGGGACTTGAAGAATCGAGTACCAATCGCTGTGATTGTTGACTTGCTTATCTGCGGCTAAAAGAACCTCGGCTATCGCTAAGATCTGTTCGGACCCTTCGAGAAGAGGCTCCGTTTCCTGAGCCAGAATGGCGAAATCTCTGCAGCCGCTCAAATCCTTGTTCCGGAGAAGCTTTTCAGAGATTCCGAGGAGGCGTTCTGCCTCCGTCCGGCTGGTGGTTGTGTGATGCTCCATGGGTTTCTTGATTTCTTCGAAAATGGTGAAAATTCTTTCGGAATTTGTACTGCGTGTGTGAAACACAGACGGCCGTGAAAACGACGATCCTGGTAATTGGGGTTACCCTtagattaaaataattacatatTGGTCCctgtaaatattttcctttaCAACTAATCCCCTTAtgcaataaaattttgaaattagtttatataatatttttcaattaataAGCAAACATTAATGAAATAAGAATGATAATTAACAATAATATTGTTTGCGAGCTTCTatcgtgaatttttttttaaaaaaaattcacatatTTCTTGACAAAGGACAGACAGCCCTATATCCTAGATAAGTCTTGTGGTCTTTGTGGTACTGTACATGAAAATGCACAACATGTTTTCTTTGAGTGTACAGCTTCTACACAGCTTTGGGTTAGATTGTGGGAGTGGTTGGAAGTTCAGTGTAGGGCGCGTTCTATGACAGGTTTACTTCGTCTTCTCCGCAGGAGATTCAGAGGTACTACCATGCGTGCACGGAGGTGCCATTCGGAGATAGCTGCATTGGTTTATCACATTTGGAGTGCTCGTAACAGGGCACTTTTTGACGGTGAGAGGCCGGATGTGGAAGCTATCTTTCGGAAGATTTTGATTCATGTTCATCGAACGCTGGCTGCTGGATGATGTTCATATTTTGTCTCTCGGTATTTGGATTTCATTCTTGGGATGTATCTATTTTTTGAAATAACCATTTTCTTCGATTATGATTTTCGAACACTGATTATGTGATCTCTGGGTATACCCAGCGTATTTTGTATTCTCTTTATTTACCATCTATGTTATGTGTTCATATCAAAAAAACAATACAGAGTTTTTTGCACC from the Primulina eburnea isolate SZY01 chromosome 3, ASM2296580v1, whole genome shotgun sequence genome contains:
- the LOC140827597 gene encoding serine/threonine-protein kinase CTR1 — encoded protein: MPHRTTYFFPRQFPDRNFNDSSKLVSDHGKKCVIGGGKSDACELVEVSVNEEIHKDDNSSNDKRGADKNYGDKDCKVGLSHGFTGDKIHGKQSAAFVDWLSEKKKIKKSSFHVDPVEIRLTEDDERELLLQPEPAQPIGDYGWRRLSLQRQLSDASSYSNDRVQGKGRDYERQVSLQRLSSFGSTSYSGSLFSGTTLDGDWSLTSAVLPPQDSNTGKEENAEGEIEGGRRKENTDSGLVQMYKEGYCLQLKLAKRIIEQATLAAEPLLPQERTSEVTVGGSSDMERVSYRLWVTGCLSYSDKISDGFYNILGMKPYLWLMCNDSVEGRRMPSLAALKTVEQNDASLEVILVDRQGDSQLRELEDKAQEIYFSAESTLVLAEKLGKLVALYMGGSFPLEQGDLHLGWTSVTQRFKEFYKCIVIPIGNLSMGLCRHRAILFKKLADYVGLPCRIAQGCKYCVSDHRSSCLVKIEDERKLLREFVVDLVGEPGNVHGPDSSINGSILASVPSPFQASHLQRPDLINEFQSVKTKHACCSNNPLYSGSGDEMKGISLLESAKDNGCRTEVFGVTGTKTYEDDYSKPGVDTTVPRQTSRKEISVLKNAVVSQADSQPPNVTFSDSKKMLEMKNTFRNHGKPSATTMPRYLSLEPSLAMDWLEISWDDLHIKERIGAGSFGTVYRAEWHGSDVAVKVLTIQDFHDDQLKEFLREVAIMKRIRHPNVVLFMGAVTKRPHLSIVTEYLPRGSLYRLIHRPAAGEILDQRRQLRMALDVAKCINYLHRLTPPIVHWDLKSPNLLVDKNWTVKVCDFGLSRFKANTFISSKSIAGTPEWMAPEFLRGEPSNEKSDVYSFGVILWELVTKQQPWSGLSPAQVVGAVAFQNRRLSIPQNTCSILASLMESCWADDPAQRPSFADIVGTLKKLLKSPVQSIRMGRP
- the LOC140827598 gene encoding uncharacterized protein: MEHHTTTSRTEAERLLGISEKLLRNKDLSGCRDFAILAQETEPLLEGSEQILAIAEVLLAADKQVNNHSDWYSILQVPPQRTHDFELIKKQYRRLCLLLHPDKNKLPFSDSAFRLVADAWAVVSDPAKKDVYEGELTRFTKVDLVASRKQQPFQQQKKPQHTKEDNSHQKLPVRRNAKAGSGGGVGGSGATKVNKKNTSGTPTPKLSPSFWTACPYCYNLYEYPRAYEGCCLRCDSENCKKAFTATEILSLPPTVPGQEAYYCCWGFFPMGFVAGNVESPQKWMPPPVFEDGAPPDAEEVGAPEPPPPQPPQPPPPTSNIPAPMPVSAVRASGSTEGTRKRGRPRKIG